A stretch of uncultured Flavobacterium sp. DNA encodes these proteins:
- the rpsG gene encoding 30S ribosomal protein S7: protein MRKRAAKKRPLLPDPRFNDQLVTRFVNNLMWDGKKSTAFKVFYDAIDIIESKKQDSEKSSLEIWKDALTNVMPHVEVRSRRVGGATFQIPMQIRPDRKISMAMKWLILYSRRRNEKSMAQRLASECLAAAKEEGAAVKKRMDTHKMAEANKAFSHFRF from the coding sequence ATGAGAAAAAGAGCGGCAAAGAAAAGACCACTTTTACCAGATCCAAGGTTTAACGACCAATTGGTAACACGTTTTGTAAACAACTTAATGTGGGATGGTAAGAAATCTACAGCTTTCAAAGTATTTTATGATGCAATTGACATCATTGAGTCTAAAAAGCAAGATTCAGAAAAATCTTCATTAGAAATTTGGAAAGATGCTTTAACAAACGTTATGCCTCACGTAGAAGTACGTAGTCGTAGAGTAGGTGGAGCTACATTTCAAATTCCAATGCAAATTAGACCAGACAGAAAAATTTCTATGGCAATGAAGTGGTTAATACTTTATTCTAGAAGAAGAAATGAAAAATCTATGGCACAACGTTTAGCGTCAGAATGTTTAGCTGCTGCTAAAGAAGAAGGTGCTGCGGTTAAGAAAAGAATGGATACTCACAAGATGGCAGAAGCTAATAAAGCTTTCTCTCACTTTAGATTTTAA
- the rpsL gene encoding 30S ribosomal protein S12 — protein sequence MPTIQQLVRTGRTQITKKSKSVALDSCPQRRGVCTRVYTTTPKKPNSAMRKVARVRLTNGNEVNAYIPGEGHNLQEHSIVLVRGGRVKDLPGVRYHIVRGALDTSGVAGRTQRRSKYGAKRPKEAKK from the coding sequence ATGCCAACAATTCAACAATTAGTAAGAACAGGAAGAACTCAGATAACTAAGAAGAGTAAATCGGTTGCTTTAGATTCTTGTCCTCAAAGAAGAGGGGTTTGTACGCGTGTTTACACTACTACACCAAAAAAACCAAACTCTGCAATGCGTAAAGTTGCGCGTGTACGTTTGACAAATGGTAATGAGGTGAATGCTTACATCCCTGGAGAAGGACACAATTTACAAGAGCACTCGATAGTATTAGTTAGAGGTGGAAGGGTAAAAGATTTACCAGGTGTTAGATATCATATCGTTCGTGGAGCGCTTGACACGTCAGGAGTTGCAGGAAGAACGCAAAGAAGATCTAAGTACGGTGCTAAACGCCCAAAAGAAGCAAAAAAGTAA
- a CDS encoding ShlB/FhaC/HecB family hemolysin secretion/activation protein encodes MKKLLSKPYLYLFFFCASICCYAQNFHLKITGSNKNQTQIIDSLNYTTNHPNVKSLFDEIKNTSEKLSKRGYIDNQILTTSKTNDSAYAATIDLNKKINYIHIYIGANSSFFNLSDTKKDTLIIPYEEIENFLNQKIIDAEKKGFALSKIKLENIQRKKLTIYADLSFKSEKKRNINSIIINYQNSNRNDYFPKGHLKQLNKKYLNKTFNQEVVKELHDDINNFEFVTQTKYPEILFTNDSTKIYVYIEKRKANSFDGYIGFSNEENKKTTLNGYLDISLLNTLHAGEQFSLYWKSDGNQQKTFNTKIEIPYIFNSALGLKAQLNIFKQDSTFQNTKTAIDLGYYINYNSKIYLGYQSTESSDIQNTNNTTISDFKNSYLTSTFDYKKTDYSNNLFSKKTYLNFLIGYGKRGTNNDPKTAESSKQFYGNFNFSYNFELNKKNFIYINSQNLYLKSKNYITNELFRFGGLNSIRGFSENSLQGNTANLLITEYRYLTSQNLYLHSILDYGIYQDQTSIENNKKFNTLLSVGVGFGLLTKNGLLKLIIANGSTNNAEIKFYNSILNICYNVKF; translated from the coding sequence ATGAAAAAATTGCTTTCAAAACCTTATTTATACCTATTCTTTTTTTGCGCAAGCATTTGCTGCTATGCCCAAAATTTTCATTTAAAAATAACCGGTTCTAATAAAAATCAAACCCAAATAATTGATTCTCTAAACTATACAACCAACCATCCTAATGTAAAATCATTGTTTGATGAAATAAAAAACACTTCAGAAAAATTGTCCAAAAGAGGATACATCGACAATCAAATATTAACAACCAGCAAAACAAACGACAGTGCTTATGCCGCAACAATTGATCTGAATAAAAAAATAAATTACATCCATATATATATAGGTGCAAATAGTTCTTTTTTCAATTTATCAGATACAAAAAAAGATACTTTGATTATTCCATACGAAGAAATCGAAAATTTTCTCAACCAAAAGATAATTGATGCAGAAAAAAAAGGCTTTGCTTTAAGCAAAATAAAACTGGAAAATATTCAAAGAAAAAAACTTACAATCTACGCTGATCTAAGCTTTAAATCAGAAAAAAAGCGCAATATAAATTCAATCATTATCAACTATCAAAATAGCAATCGCAATGATTATTTCCCAAAAGGACATTTAAAACAACTAAACAAAAAATACCTAAATAAAACCTTTAATCAAGAAGTCGTAAAAGAGCTACATGATGATATAAATAACTTTGAATTTGTTACTCAAACAAAATACCCCGAAATCCTCTTTACCAATGATTCTACAAAAATCTATGTTTATATAGAAAAAAGAAAAGCTAATTCTTTTGATGGTTACATAGGCTTTTCAAACGAAGAAAACAAAAAAACAACTCTTAATGGCTATTTAGACATCTCATTATTAAACACCTTACATGCCGGAGAACAATTTTCATTGTATTGGAAAAGTGATGGAAATCAGCAAAAAACCTTTAATACAAAAATAGAGATCCCATACATTTTTAATTCAGCATTGGGACTAAAAGCACAATTAAACATATTTAAACAAGACAGTACTTTTCAAAATACGAAAACAGCAATCGACTTAGGTTATTACATAAATTACAACTCAAAAATATACTTGGGATACCAATCGACAGAATCAAGTGATATTCAAAATACAAATAATACAACAATTAGTGATTTCAAAAACTCCTATCTTACTTCTACTTTTGACTACAAAAAAACAGATTATTCTAACAATCTTTTCTCAAAAAAAACTTACCTAAACTTTCTGATTGGATACGGAAAAAGAGGCACTAATAATGATCCCAAAACTGCTGAATCAAGTAAACAATTTTACGGCAACTTCAATTTTTCGTACAATTTTGAACTAAACAAAAAAAACTTTATTTACATCAATTCGCAAAATCTTTATTTAAAAAGCAAAAACTATATCACAAACGAACTTTTCCGTTTTGGAGGACTTAATTCGATTAGAGGCTTTTCAGAAAACAGCTTACAAGGAAACACCGCAAACCTACTTATAACTGAATATCGCTATTTAACATCTCAAAATCTATACCTACACAGCATACTTGATTACGGAATTTATCAAGACCAAACATCTATAGAAAACAACAAAAAATTCAACACTTTACTTTCTGTTGGTGTAGGATTTGGACTATTAACTAAAAATGGTCTTTTAAAACTAATTATAGCAAACGGAAGCACAAATAACGCAGAAATAAAATTTTACAACAGTATTCTCAATATCTGTTACAATGTTAAATTTTAA